The Lutibacter profundi genome includes a region encoding these proteins:
- a CDS encoding aminopeptidase P family protein: MKYNPINNQLFIKNRAKFTAQMKSKSIAVFNSNDIFTTGADSTLPFEQHRDIFYLSGADQEESILLLFPDAIDPKHREILFLTETNEHIAIWYGAKYSKEEAAKVSGIKTIYWLSEFDKVFYDLMTEADTIYFNTNEHYRQAEELESREDRFIKMCKTKYPAHKWEKSNQILQQLRGVKEPEEIEIIQHACDITNKGFRRILPFVKPGIMEFEIEAEFMHEFLKNRSDGFAYTPIIASGYSACILHYIENNKACKDGDMLLLDVGAKYANYSSDMTRTIPVNGRFSDRQKAVYNAVLRVKKAATKMLTPGVLWADYQKEVGKLMSAELLGLGLIDKVDIQNEDPNWPAYKKYFMHGTSHHMGLDTHDYGQLKLPMKANMVFTVEPGIYIPEENMGIRIEDDVVVQKTGEPINLMQNIPIEIEEIEDLMNS, encoded by the coding sequence ATGAAATACAATCCTATTAACAATCAACTTTTTATAAAAAACAGAGCAAAATTCACTGCTCAAATGAAGTCAAAATCAATTGCTGTTTTTAATTCAAACGATATTTTTACAACTGGAGCTGATAGCACACTTCCATTTGAACAACACCGTGATATTTTTTACTTAAGCGGAGCTGACCAAGAAGAGAGTATATTATTACTTTTTCCTGATGCAATTGACCCCAAACATAGAGAAATTTTATTTTTAACCGAAACCAATGAACATATTGCTATTTGGTACGGAGCCAAATATTCTAAAGAAGAAGCTGCTAAAGTGTCTGGAATTAAAACTATTTATTGGCTTTCAGAATTTGATAAAGTTTTTTATGATTTAATGACCGAAGCAGATACCATTTATTTTAACACCAATGAACATTATCGCCAAGCTGAAGAGTTGGAATCACGTGAAGACAGATTTATTAAAATGTGCAAAACTAAATACCCTGCGCATAAATGGGAAAAAAGCAATCAAATATTACAACAACTTAGAGGTGTTAAAGAACCTGAAGAAATTGAAATAATACAACACGCTTGTGATATTACAAATAAAGGATTTAGAAGAATTCTACCTTTTGTAAAACCCGGAATTATGGAATTTGAAATTGAAGCTGAATTTATGCATGAGTTTCTAAAAAATCGCTCTGATGGTTTTGCATACACTCCTATCATTGCTTCAGGTTACAGCGCTTGTATTTTACATTATATTGAAAATAACAAAGCGTGTAAAGATGGAGATATGTTGTTACTTGATGTAGGAGCAAAATACGCAAATTATTCAAGTGACATGACACGTACAATACCAGTAAATGGTCGTTTTTCTGATAGGCAAAAAGCAGTTTATAATGCTGTTTTAAGAGTTAAAAAAGCAGCCACTAAAATGCTTACTCCTGGCGTTTTATGGGCCGACTATCAAAAGGAAGTTGGAAAATTGATGTCTGCTGAATTGTTAGGCTTGGGATTAATTGATAAAGTTGACATTCAAAATGAAGACCCTAATTGGCCTGCTTATAAAAAATACTTTATGCACGGGACTTCTCATCATATGGGATTAGACACACATGATTACGGTCAACTTAAATTACCTATGAAAGCAAACATGGTATTTACTGTTGAACCTGGAATTTATATTCCTGAGGAAAATATGGGAATTAGAATAGAAGATGATGTTGTAGTTCAAAAAACTGGAGAACCAATTAACTTAATGCAAAATATT
- a CDS encoding universal stress protein, whose product MKNILILTDFSKKSWNSILYALSLFHAGNCKFYMLHAQNIHESNFEKASPQFLNNKKSKDLKNQFDILIDKIENTQLKGKHTFTPIESEKNILEATRFYVKEKKIDLIVIGTNGLCPNEKKQANSISEDIITKVKCSVLVVPMEARFKGLKEIAFPTDFTNFYEAKLLKNLTNLSNYSEALIRFLFLSKKEVTLNKEQQWNKETLHDYFKNQPHGFHVEVNQNFEVSIEKFINKMKIDLIIMAAKNLNLFEQILFRPKVTTISYYSKIPFLILH is encoded by the coding sequence ATGAAAAATATATTAATCTTAACAGACTTTTCAAAAAAATCTTGGAACTCTATATTATATGCACTTTCTCTATTTCATGCGGGAAATTGTAAATTTTATATGTTGCACGCCCAGAATATTCATGAAAGTAACTTTGAAAAAGCAAGCCCCCAATTTCTAAACAACAAAAAATCAAAAGATTTAAAAAATCAATTTGATATATTAATAGATAAAATTGAAAATACACAATTAAAAGGAAAACATACATTCACTCCAATAGAATCTGAAAAAAATATTTTAGAAGCTACTCGGTTTTATGTAAAAGAAAAGAAAATAGATTTAATTGTAATTGGTACCAATGGTTTGTGCCCTAATGAAAAAAAACAGGCAAATTCTATTTCAGAAGATATAATAACTAAAGTAAAATGCTCTGTTTTGGTAGTGCCTATGGAGGCGCGTTTTAAAGGGCTAAAAGAAATTGCTTTTCCAACTGATTTCACAAATTTTTATGAGGCAAAATTACTAAAAAATTTAACAAATCTTTCAAATTATTCTGAAGCGTTAATACGTTTTTTATTTCTTTCAAAAAAAGAAGTTACTCTTAATAAAGAACAACAGTGGAATAAAGAAACGTTACATGATTATTTTAAAAATCAACCACATGGTTTTCATGTTGAGGTGAACCAAAATTTTGAAGTATCTATCGAAAAATTCATCAATAAAATGAAGATAGATTTAATAATTATGGCGGCAAAAAACTTAAATTTGTTTGAACAAATATTGTTCAGACCTAAAGTAACAACTATAAGTTATTATTCTAAAATACCATTCTTAATTCTTCATTAA
- a CDS encoding PAS domain-containing sensor histidine kinase, which yields MANLFHENESVFNVLFEAVSEGVVVVDENQTIVATNTAAEQMFGYVKGELLNKHLNRLIPSNHHAAHGEYYKTFYKQSSARKMGQNRSLFGVHKKGHEFPVEVGLNPFKINNKKYVMSILIDITIRKESEKKIIELNDLLKEKISVRTIELNNTVINLKDEIEKRIKAESKLIRALKKEKELNELKTKFLSLVSHEFKTPLSGILNAALLTGRYKQSEMQHKREKHLLTIKNKVHYLDGILNDFLSVERLESGKVKYKFGYFKLSKVVNEVVYNANLMLKSGQRINYPSNIDNLDVYQDEKILELILSNLLRNAIKYSPENTEIDFKIRIESKGLIFEIKDQGIGIPFKDQKYIFKRYFRAENALTNEGTGIGLNIVKGHLESLGGTISFLSVENKGTTFIINLPLIEEK from the coding sequence TTGGCTAATCTCTTTCATGAAAACGAATCTGTTTTTAATGTTCTATTCGAAGCTGTATCTGAAGGTGTAGTAGTAGTTGATGAAAATCAAACAATTGTTGCAACAAATACAGCTGCAGAACAGATGTTTGGTTATGTAAAAGGTGAACTGCTAAATAAACACTTAAATAGATTGATACCTTCTAATCACCACGCTGCTCATGGTGAATATTATAAAACATTTTACAAGCAATCTTCGGCAAGAAAAATGGGGCAAAACAGAAGCTTATTTGGGGTACACAAAAAAGGGCATGAATTTCCTGTTGAAGTTGGCCTAAATCCATTTAAAATAAATAATAAAAAATATGTAATGTCAATACTAATAGATATTACAATTCGTAAAGAATCAGAAAAGAAAATTATTGAGTTAAATGATTTGTTAAAAGAGAAAATATCAGTTAGAACAATTGAACTAAATAATACTGTTATTAATTTAAAGGATGAAATTGAAAAACGAATAAAAGCAGAATCAAAATTAATAAGAGCACTAAAAAAAGAAAAAGAACTTAATGAATTAAAAACCAAATTTTTATCATTGGTTTCTCATGAATTTAAAACACCTTTAAGTGGAATTTTAAATGCGGCATTGTTAACAGGGAGGTATAAACAATCTGAAATGCAGCATAAAAGAGAAAAGCATTTGCTTACTATTAAAAATAAAGTTCATTATTTAGATGGAATTTTAAATGATTTTTTATCTGTAGAAAGGCTAGAATCAGGTAAGGTAAAGTATAAATTTGGTTATTTTAAGTTAAGTAAAGTAGTGAATGAAGTGGTTTATAATGCCAATTTAATGCTCAAAAGTGGTCAGCGTATAAATTACCCATCGAATATTGATAATTTAGACGTTTATCAAGATGAAAAAATATTAGAATTAATATTATCAAACCTATTGAGAAATGCCATTAAATATTCTCCAGAAAATACAGAGATTGATTTTAAAATTAGAATTGAATCTAAAGGACTAATATTTGAAATAAAAGACCAAGGTATTGGGATACCCTTCAAAGACCAAAAGTATATTTTTAAACGCTATTTTAGAGCAGAAAATGCTTTAACTAATGAGGGAACAGGTATTGGGCTTAATATAGTTAAAGGTCATTTAGAAAGTTTAGGAGGCACAATAAGTTTTTTAAGTGTTGAAAATAAAGGGACAACATTTATTATTAATTTGCCATTAATTGAAGAAAAATGA
- a CDS encoding VPS10 domain-containing protein, which produces MKKLVLIFGFLFLSAEIISQTTIINNIPFTNIGPSIMSGRIVAVDVNPTNTTEFYAAYASGGLWYTNNNGTTFTCVTNNAPTQNMGAIAVDWIKETIWIGTGESNSSRSSYAGIGVLKSNDKGKTWQNVGLKDSQHIGKIIINKNNPNEVIVGVIGHLYTSNKERGIFKTMDGGKTWQNVLFINENTGVIDINVSPTNPAILYAASWERERKAWNFKGSGENSAIYKSADFGNTWEKISNKGSGFPIGEGVGRIGLAVYNDEVLYALLDNQNLRSAEKKKKEEGLVKDDFKKMTKENFLKLDDKKLNKYLKSNDFNKKYTAKNIKETIKKNEFKPIDLATYLEDANYVLLNSKVIGAELYKSEDGGKTWNKTHKNYLDDVYSSYGYYFGTIAVNTINKNKVYIAGVPLLKSDDGGKTFRSLNKENVHADHHAIWIDSNLKGHIINGNDGGINISYDDGENWIKNNAPSVGQFYAVNVDYKKPYNVYGGLQDNGVWFGPSDYKDSKRWESTGDYPYKMIGGGDGMQVQIDNRDNETIYSGSQFGYYYRKNLKTNKRINIHPKHELGDTPYRYNWQTPILLSPHNQDIFYMGANKLLRSMDKGETFQVISPDLTTGGKKGNVPYGTLTAISESPLQFGLIYVGSDDGYVNVTKDGGVNWTNISNNLPQNLWVSRVIASQYNKNRVYVTLNGYRNDDFKPYVFVSEDYGKTWKNIQSNLPNSPINVVREDSTDENILYLGTDEGVFVTFNKGENWQQFTKGLPIVPVHDLAIQKKAKDLVIGTHGRSIYKADITALQKYNKIKNNDIVVFEIPKIEYSSNWGSAWNQWLEPTVPKITIPFYVTNGGTYAVEILSEDKHKLQKFSVKASRGFNYVNYDVTFSEDKGKSYFMKNKISIKKAKNKKYYLPKGSYILKIHKGSTSTSQKFEVQ; this is translated from the coding sequence ATGAAAAAACTAGTCCTAATTTTTGGCTTTTTATTTCTTTCAGCAGAAATAATTTCGCAAACAACTATTATTAACAATATACCTTTTACAAATATAGGCCCATCAATAATGAGTGGTAGAATTGTTGCTGTTGATGTAAACCCTACTAATACTACTGAGTTTTATGCAGCGTATGCTTCAGGAGGTTTATGGTACACCAACAATAACGGAACAACATTTACTTGTGTAACCAATAATGCTCCAACTCAAAATATGGGAGCCATTGCTGTAGATTGGATAAAAGAAACTATTTGGATTGGTACAGGAGAAAGTAACTCTTCTCGTTCATCTTATGCGGGTATTGGGGTTTTAAAAAGCAACGATAAAGGAAAAACTTGGCAAAATGTTGGGCTTAAAGATTCTCAGCATATTGGTAAAATTATTATTAATAAAAACAATCCAAATGAAGTAATAGTTGGAGTAATTGGACATTTATACACCTCAAATAAAGAACGTGGTATTTTTAAAACTATGGATGGAGGTAAAACTTGGCAAAATGTATTATTTATTAATGAAAATACGGGAGTAATTGATATAAATGTTTCTCCAACAAATCCAGCTATTTTATATGCAGCATCTTGGGAACGAGAAAGAAAGGCATGGAACTTTAAAGGAAGTGGTGAAAATTCAGCCATTTATAAAAGTGCTGACTTTGGAAATACTTGGGAGAAAATTTCTAACAAAGGAAGCGGATTTCCTATAGGTGAAGGAGTTGGTAGAATTGGATTAGCAGTTTATAACGATGAAGTTTTATATGCTTTGTTAGATAATCAAAATTTGCGTTCTGCTGAAAAAAAGAAAAAAGAAGAAGGTTTGGTAAAAGATGATTTCAAAAAAATGACTAAAGAAAATTTTTTGAAATTAGATGACAAAAAATTAAATAAATATTTAAAGAGTAATGATTTTAATAAAAAATATACTGCAAAAAACATCAAAGAAACTATCAAAAAAAATGAATTTAAACCTATTGATTTAGCTACTTATTTAGAAGACGCCAACTATGTTTTACTAAATTCAAAAGTAATAGGAGCTGAATTGTATAAATCAGAAGATGGAGGTAAAACGTGGAACAAAACACATAAAAATTATTTAGATGATGTTTATAGCTCGTATGGCTATTATTTTGGAACAATTGCTGTAAACACAATAAATAAAAATAAAGTTTACATAGCAGGTGTTCCTTTATTAAAATCTGATGATGGAGGAAAAACATTTAGATCTTTAAACAAAGAAAATGTTCACGCAGATCATCATGCAATTTGGATAGATTCAAACTTAAAAGGTCATATAATTAACGGAAATGATGGCGGTATTAACATTAGTTATGATGACGGTGAAAACTGGATTAAAAATAATGCTCCTTCGGTTGGGCAATTCTACGCTGTAAACGTTGATTATAAAAAGCCTTACAATGTATATGGGGGTTTACAAGATAATGGGGTTTGGTTTGGTCCAAGTGATTATAAAGATTCAAAACGTTGGGAAAGTACAGGCGATTACCCTTATAAAATGATTGGAGGAGGAGATGGAATGCAGGTTCAAATAGATAATAGAGATAATGAAACTATTTATTCAGGATCACAATTTGGATATTACTACCGTAAAAATTTAAAAACAAATAAACGAATCAATATTCACCCTAAACACGAATTAGGAGACACACCTTATCGTTATAATTGGCAAACACCTATTTTATTATCACCTCACAACCAAGATATTTTCTATATGGGGGCAAATAAATTATTGCGCTCTATGGATAAAGGAGAAACTTTTCAAGTAATTTCCCCCGATTTAACCACGGGAGGAAAAAAAGGAAATGTACCCTATGGAACACTTACTGCCATTTCTGAAAGTCCACTTCAATTTGGATTAATTTATGTTGGTAGTGACGATGGTTATGTCAATGTAACAAAAGACGGAGGTGTTAACTGGACAAATATTTCTAATAATTTACCACAAAACTTATGGGTTTCACGTGTGATTGCTTCGCAGTATAACAAAAACAGAGTTTATGTAACGTTAAATGGATATAGAAATGATGATTTTAAACCGTATGTTTTTGTAAGTGAAGATTATGGAAAAACGTGGAAAAATATCCAAAGTAATTTACCTAATTCGCCTATCAATGTAGTTAGAGAAGATTCAACAGATGAAAATATATTGTATTTGGGAACAGACGAAGGTGTTTTTGTAACGTTTAACAAGGGAGAAAACTGGCAACAGTTTACTAAAGGATTGCCAATTGTACCAGTTCATGATTTGGCAATTCAAAAGAAGGCTAAAGACTTAGTAATTGGAACGCATGGAAGATCTATCTATAAAGCAGATATTACTGCTTTACAAAAATATAATAAAATTAAAAATAATGATATTGTAGTTTTTGAAATTCCTAAAATTGAGTACTCTTCAAATTGGGGAAGTGCTTGGAATCAATGGTTAGAACCAACTGTTCCAAAAATCACCATTCCTTTTTATGTAACAAATGGAGGAACATACGCGGTTGAGATTTTATCAGAAGATAAGCATAAACTTCAAAAATTTTCAGTAAAGGCAAGCAGAGGGTTTAATTATGTAAATTATGATGTTACTTTTTCTGAAGATAAAGGGAAATCTTATTTTATGAAAAATAAAATTTCAATAAAAAAAGCTAAAAATAAAAAGTACTATTTACCAAAAGGAAGCTATATTTTAAAAATTCATAAAGGTTCAACTAGTACAAGTCAAAAATTTGAAGTTCAATAA
- a CDS encoding response regulator, translated as MKTILLIEDDTVLRETTAEILELENYKVVTAADGKKGVEQAKLVVPDLVICDIMMPEMDGYDVLKSLSEDNKTKRIPFIFMSAKTEVKDVRKGMDLGADDYLTKPMNIDLLLSAIESRLAKAALLNEEDIKSNTPNQVEIFPTEIENINDLKNYFCDFGVTKIYKKRELIYEENKYAKNIYLIYKGKVKSFKIDEFGKELITTIYKGDDFFGFSAIIDNSQNYESTMAMENSEIVVVDKRTLQKIIKNNYNLYLEIFQLINENLSEIKEQLLQMAYGSMRRKTAQTILKFAQKMSYKSSSDINISRRDLASVAGIATESLIRTLTDLKKEGIIEIEGRNIRIINIDLLEAIY; from the coding sequence ATGAAAACAATATTACTTATAGAAGATGACACCGTATTGAGAGAAACAACGGCTGAAATATTAGAGTTGGAAAATTATAAAGTTGTTACTGCAGCTGATGGTAAAAAAGGTGTAGAACAAGCAAAATTAGTTGTGCCAGACCTTGTAATATGCGATATTATGATGCCAGAAATGGATGGTTATGATGTGTTAAAATCACTTTCTGAAGATAATAAAACCAAACGAATTCCATTTATTTTTATGTCTGCAAAAACTGAAGTAAAAGATGTAAGAAAAGGAATGGATTTAGGCGCAGATGATTACCTTACAAAACCTATGAATATAGACCTTTTACTAAGTGCTATTGAGAGTAGATTAGCTAAAGCTGCACTTTTAAATGAAGAAGATATAAAGTCTAATACACCAAATCAAGTTGAAATTTTTCCAACTGAAATTGAGAATATTAATGATCTTAAAAATTATTTTTGTGATTTTGGAGTAACAAAAATTTACAAAAAGAGAGAACTGATATATGAGGAAAATAAATATGCGAAAAATATTTACCTTATTTATAAGGGAAAAGTAAAAAGTTTTAAAATTGATGAATTTGGAAAAGAACTTATTACAACCATTTATAAAGGTGATGATTTTTTTGGTTTTTCAGCTATTATAGACAATTCTCAAAATTATGAATCAACAATGGCAATGGAAAATTCAGAAATTGTTGTTGTAGATAAACGTACGCTACAAAAAATAATAAAAAACAATTACAATCTTTATTTAGAAATATTTCAACTAATTAATGAAAATTTATCTGAGATTAAAGAACAGTTATTACAAATGGCGTATGGCTCTATGAGAAGAAAAACAGCTCAAACTATATTAAAGTTTGCACAAAAAATGAGCTATAAGTCATCAAGTGATATTAATATCTCTCGCAGAGATTTAGCAAGCGTAGCGGGTATAGCTACAGAAAGTTTAATTAGAACTCTTACCGATTTAAAGAAGGAAGGAATTATTGAAATTGAAGGGAGAAATATTAGAATTATTAATATAGACCTATTAGAGGCTATTTATTAG
- a CDS encoding ChaN family lipoprotein — MRKLIVFLLLVSFSKLMFSQNKPAYKLYNAKGNKISYKSMIKKMEKADIVLFGEYHDNPIVHWLQLEATVDLSKTRKLTLGAEMFEADNQIALNDYLIDSINQKGLDTMARLWRNYKTDYKPLVDFAKENKLAFIATNTPRRYARKVYINGFEVLDSITDSEKLWIAPLPIKYDSTLPGYVKFKEMLGNHATENSPKAQALKDATMAYFILKNKKDNKLFLHYNGSYHSDDYEGINWYLKLQNKHLKIITVSVVEQENVKKLDNENKLKADFIIVVPSTMTKTY; from the coding sequence ATGCGTAAGTTAATTGTATTTCTACTTTTAGTCTCTTTTTCAAAGTTAATGTTCTCACAAAATAAGCCAGCATACAAATTATACAATGCAAAAGGAAATAAAATTTCTTATAAAAGTATGATAAAAAAAATGGAGAAAGCAGATATTGTTTTATTTGGAGAATACCATGATAACCCAATTGTACACTGGTTGCAATTAGAAGCAACGGTAGATTTAAGCAAAACAAGGAAACTTACACTAGGTGCTGAAATGTTTGAAGCAGATAATCAAATAGCTTTAAATGATTACCTAATAGATAGTATTAATCAAAAAGGATTAGATACAATGGCAAGGCTATGGAGAAATTATAAAACAGACTATAAACCATTGGTTGATTTTGCGAAAGAAAATAAACTAGCCTTTATAGCAACAAATACACCGCGTAGATATGCAAGAAAGGTGTATATAAACGGATTTGAAGTGCTAGATAGTATTACTGATAGTGAAAAATTATGGATTGCTCCTTTGCCTATTAAATATGATTCAACATTACCTGGCTATGTAAAATTTAAAGAAATGTTAGGAAATCATGCTACTGAAAACTCTCCGAAAGCGCAAGCTTTAAAAGATGCAACAATGGCCTATTTTATTCTTAAAAACAAAAAGGATAACAAATTATTTTTACATTATAATGGCTCGTATCACTCTGATGATTATGAAGGTATTAATTGGTATTTAAAATTACAAAATAAACATTTAAAAATTATTACGGTAAGTGTTGTTGAACAAGAGAATGTTAAAAAGTTAGATAATGAAAATAAATTAAAAGCAGATTTCATTATTGTTGTTCCTTCAACAATGACTAAAACTTATTAA